A single genomic interval of Sphaerodactylus townsendi isolate TG3544 linkage group LG08, MPM_Stown_v2.3, whole genome shotgun sequence harbors:
- the LOC125437840 gene encoding uncharacterized protein LOC125437840, which produces MVASLLEVGPTLLSAMAAVERLSKFQPKFSAPLRRSLETWGLRLVLGRPSVPGEEGAQAPGSAAEKGLLAMLAGLLREDPSAGHLASLLEQLVYWAQVDWEAPRHRSIKVILDLLGAMRELPSINILEGDGLGSLVVQLAVSLADPEGSIREKAREVMSQLLTMLLRRRGLRGKRPRLVWAQDAQRPWRASCFDLVSIYELFWNHLSIGQQSSFREAALQHALLLLGRRWAREAGLILLYSSIGQARPLLEEQDEDYLKGDLAHLLYNLQMGRSPLKPQLCAGKEGSSCCCCWVCSKLPSSDPAQTERQGGLMESGQMGKRGAVCRKGL; this is translated from the exons ATGGTGGCCTCCCTTTTGGAGGTGGGGCCGACCCTCCTCTCCGCCATGGCCGCAGTGGAGCGCTTGAG caAATTCCAGCCGAAGTTCAGCGCTCCACTGCGGCGGTCCTTGGAGACCTGGGGGCTGCGGCTGGTCCTGGGCCGCCCCTCAGTCCCTGGAGAGGAGGGAGCCCAG GCTCCAGGGAGTGCTGCGGAGAAGGGCctcctggccatgctggccggcCTTCTAAGGGAGGACCCCTCTGCCGGGCACCTGGCCTCCCTCCTGGAA CAACTCGTCTACTGGGCCCAGGTAGACTGGGAGGCGCCCAGGCACCGGTCCATAAAGGTCATCTTGGACCTCCTGGGCGCCATGAGGGAGCTCCCCTCCATTAAC ATCTTGGAGGGCGATGGGCTGGGCTCCCTAGTGGTGCAGCTGGCCGTCTCCCTGGCCGACCCGGAAGGAAGCATCCGGGAGAAGGCCAGGGaggtaatgagccagctgctcaCGATGCTCCTTCGCCGGCGGG GGCTCCGAGGGAAGCGCCCACGCCTTGTTTGGGCCCAGGACGCCCAGCGGCCGTGGCGAGCAAGCTGCTTTGACCTGGTCAGCATCTATGAG CTGTTCTGGAACCACCTCAGCATAGGACAGCAGAGCTCATTCCGAGAGGCCGCCCTGCAGCAcgccctgctgctgctgggacGAAGGTGGGCCAGGGAGGCAGGCCTCATCCTGCTCTACAGTTCCATCGGCCAGGCAAGACCCCTCCTGGAAGAGCAGGAT GAGGACTACTTAAAAGGAGACCTGGCCCACCTCCTCtacaacctgcaaatgggcag gTCGCCCTTGAAGCCCCAGCTCTGCGCGGGGAAAGAGGgctcctcttgctgctgctgctgggtgtgTTCCAAGCTTCCGAGTTCTGATCCTGCTCAGACTGAGCGCCAGGGAGGCTTGATGGAATCAGGGCAGATGGGGAAAAGGGGAGCTGTCTGCAGAAAGGGGCTGTGA